ttttcttaaaatttatttttaaactattattttggacccaaatcgtcacacttttaagtcccattttagtcCCTTTTTCctgatttatttttctaaaaatcaaaaactcatttttgtatttctaaaatcaataaatacattttttctactctaaattttatttttcaaaaaatggggcacaACAATTTtcatagtagtagtagtagtagtgatTTTATTCAAGTCAAATATGACCATCTCAAAGCTCTTgtaatgtttatttattttatagttTAATAAACTAAAGGGTTGACATCCCTCCCCTATGAAAGGGTTTTGCCATTAAAACAATGTCCTTTTCTATTTAATTGTGGAAAAAAATGGATTTATGAAGACATGTATGAAAAGCAATAAATTTTTTAGTGATTGCCAATCATATTGTGTGCGATATTGAGGATGACACCTCATTCAAAGTTAAAAATATGATGTCCTTTTTAATGAAAATCCAAAATCAATGGATTATTTTTAGCAATCACTTAATATTCTACAAATTCATCCACcataattttacaaaaaaaaaaatccacacttgaaagaaaaaaacagCATGCttagtttgaaaaaagaaaagaaaagaaatgcatgagcttggataaaaaaaaataaaaggtgaTGGGCCTCGCATTTGACGAATGCAAGGTTTCCTTTTTTTGGATCAAAAATTTGGTGGGACATCGCATTCATCGAATGCAAATTTACTCATTtcacatattacaaatgcaaagACTCTTTGGCAGAATCCTACACTCAACACATCCTTTTTGTAGAAACTTTCTAAAATTCATCATCCACTTGAAAATTTCTCTTGCTTGATGACAGAGTAAAGGATGTTAGCATTGTAAGCTATCAAGTAATGTGGCCTAAATTTGAACAGTATGTGGCAAACTTGAAAGAAACACCTGTGCATGCATGTTATGGGAGATAAGTGGCCTACTATGCATTCATACAATAGCTACCATGATCACATGTAGAAGAGATCCTCTCACTAGTACAACTCCATGTTTTTCAAAGGAGATATTCATCAGAATTTATGACAATGTTCTTTAGCCAATCAGTAGCTGTATTGGAAATGGAACCTTCTATTCCATATACACATGCTGAAAGGCCTAGGAAAGCAAGAAGTAAGGACATTACAAAGGAAAAGAACAGTGCAAAAAAGTTGAGGAAAATGGTTGTTATGCATTGTAGAAAGTGTGGAAATGAAGGCCAAAATGCAGCAACTTGTAAACAAGACAATCAGTAGGGAGAGGCAACTAATACTTCTATCTAAAATGTTAGAAACAGGGAAAGGGTAATGTCTTGATGCttaaatttttttccctcacattATTTAGCCAAGTTTTAGAATTGGTTGGTAACATCCACCAAGGTGTATGAAGAGATAGCAAGAGCAGCAACAGGTTACTCAACCACAATAAGAAGTTCAACAACAGGAAACACCTATAACTTTGGTAGATGAATAGATTATGTCTTAGCAGCAATAATAGGCACCTGGTGTTGAACAGCAGTAGCAACCACAGGAGCATGAGAATGAGCAAGTTGACTAGCAGCCAATACCTAGATCAGGTTCATCTCACCACTAATGTCCACCAACAAGGAAAAAGGGCCAAACTTACAAATTCTAATAGAGTTGGATTAACATGAATTACACTTATCTCGGCAAGCAACCACCATACACAATTAGAATGTGAAGAGGTAAATGGGCCGAGAATAAGTATCTCTAGAAGAGGCACTATTGGTTTAAGTGCAACTGTAAATTCTTGTGAAGAGGCTGATCAAGCTGCAAGTGGTAAAGCTTTCTCAAATGAAACTAGGCGTGGCAGTGTCTTTCGAAATTGTGCTGGAGTACCAAAGGGAAGAGGACAGCCAGCAAGCAAGAAATAATATAGCCTAACCAATGATATGAGTTAGGACTTTTAGTCTTTTGTTATTGGTATTCACTAATGATGTGGTAGTCAGGTGTGATTTTTGTTATGACTATATGTCTTTTGTTATTGGGACCACTGTAATTTGTTTTGTCAAATTGTTCTATTCTAAATACAATGTTTTGTCTATCTAGTTTACAACACTTGTTTGACCATTTACTCACTTTTTTGTCAATAACACCCATCAACATAAACCTCTAGCCCTAATAAAAGCAACAAATACAAACTTGCTTTCTTAAAACACGTAAGGTGACATCACATTGCATTAGAAAACATTTTTTTCTACCTTTacaatggctaaatcaaataaTTCTCAtacaaaaaagtgttacacATCAAAGCACTGTTCGAGCTCCTAAACTATTCAACTAGCCATATATTGGCCTATAAACTAATTTTCCATGCATTATTATGGCCCTTAAACTAATTTTTCCTGCACTAATGATGGCCCTAAACTAATTTTCCTTGCACTATTATGGCCCCTCAATTTCATCGCCCTATTCATATCTCAGTCTTTTAGTCACAGCAATTCGATTTCATTATCAGTCCTAAAGCCCCATAATGCAATTGCAAGTGCAATTACCCTGTATGCCACTACAAGTGCCACACGAAGTTGTTTCTTTTTGTTGCATATCTTTGAATATTATCTTCCAAACCCCAAATTTTGGCCTCCATTCTTTGCACTTTGCACTCCAATTTAGTTGATTTATCTTTAGCCTTTTCTAGCTCTTTTTCTATTCGGCTAATTCGTCTAATCAATTTAGGTATGATTTGAAAGGAGCACGCACATGGTCATCCGCCCATGCTTAATACTTGTAGCCCTCACCCTAAATCATAGTAAGTATTTAGTGCATTATTCCTCCCCATTATATTTACCTTTGAAAGTGCACATTTAGCATATCTTCGACCCAAATTGCAATTGGTCCATGATGATTTTACCACGCATTGCACCCCACATGCGCAGGTAGGAGGCTCGAGATCTCTTCGAAACATGTTAGGCCTCTTCTCTTCctcttttcttccccttttgtttcatCATCTGCTTCTCTGGCCCTAATTTCATCAAATGACCATACAACGAAGCCTTTGGGGGTATTATATTGGGAGTTTTTGTCTATTCAATCGTTTTGTTACCTCATGATTCCATCGCCTCTAATGGTGTAATCTAACAAAAGTTTTTAAATTCAGCATTTTATTATTTGGGGGCTTATTTGTGACAATTTATAGTTGAGGGGGCAAAATCGAGCAAAATTAATAGTTTAGGAGCCTGTCGGAAAGTTTCCTTGTTAAAAATTAAGGCAAGAACAGTGTCTACACTTAAAGAAGTTCCTAATAAGTAGAAATTAACTAACATGATAACCTATCACAAAGAAGACAATAGTAGTATATCCCAATTGAAAAtcatttttagggttttcgaagATTAATCAAACAGCtgaattttgacaaattttgtgTATCCCAAGTAGAAGCTCATTTTCTTAACAATAATACAACAATATGAGCGATTAAGATTTATACATTAATTACACAAATGGTCTTAAATTCGCATACAATAGTTCGAAGGTAGCTGCTCTTTCATTTCTTTACACttattaacattttttttctcaatggATCCACCAATGAGTCAAATCATGAAATTCTTCAAGATTTTTACTAGTGAATTGGACTTATATCTATAGTACGGGGTGTTAATGCTTCTCGTTTTCggtagagagagaaagtgagatgaaatgatttttTCGTATTAGTTCCACCTCTTTAGATTGTTTTGATAAATCTTCATTATCCATAATTAAGTATTGGATAAAACACATGAACCCCATTGTGGTATTGTCGAAACTACAAAATCCCACTATTCTTTAAAAGCCTCCACATAACATCCTTATAATTTTACCTAAAGTGAAATTTGGCGTTAACAAATTTTGTAAACTATAAGTAGCATAAAATTTtacaagattaaaaaaaaaagtcaattgtGTGATCAATGTAAGGTCAAACTCCTTTTATTATTGGTGCCCAAATTCCTTTGACTAAACTATCATGGGTGCTTTTACAAATGTAAAATCTTTTGAAACActtttaaaagttttaaaaattatccaTGCACCCTCTTCTTCTTTCCTCCCCATCCTCCCTCCATCCCCATCACCCACTACCACTGCCCGCCACTTGCCACCACTCCTTCTCTTCTCTCCTTTCTCCTATTTCCCTTTTTCTcctcttcttccctttttccctCCCTTTCCCTATCCCTTTTCTCGCCCCTTCCCCTCTCTCTTCCTCCTCTCTAGCAACCAGATCATTGCCATCATTCCTTTcttctctcctccctccccaATTTCCCTTCCCTCACCTTCTTCATCTTTCCTCTCTCCTTTTTAGGGAAAGAAGAGGAAGAGTAGAAGGGAGGAAGGAAGTGGGAGAAAGGGAGACAAGAGAACAAAGTGGTGGCGGGTGGTAGGGgacaaagaaggaaaaagagggagGCGGTAGTTGTTGTGGCAAAATGGTGGTTGTGTGATAgtggagaaagaagaagaaaagaaaaatggaaaaggaaaggaaaaagaaaaaaaaaaagtggggtGGTATGTTGGGATGGAAGAgtaaggaaagaaaaaataatttttcttaataaaaaagaaaaaaggaaagaaaaacataAAGTATAAAATAAATTGTAATCTTGTTAATAAAAAAGGATATAATCTGCTGTCAATGATATAACAAGTCAAAAATCACCTTTCCACTTTAGTTAAAAGAATAAAGTGGACTATGTGGGAGTTTATAAAGAATAGAGGAGTTTTGTATCTTTTAACGATATCACAAAGGCACCATGTATCTTACCCTTAAGTATTTTgtaggaaaaaaataaatacaccATAATGTGCAAGAGTTTTgacttaataaaaaaaaaaaagagaaagctcTCAAGTAGTGCAGTTGCACTTGAGCTATTTGTTATATAAAAATTGAaagattaattatatatatatagatagtatatatattatcaCCGTTACATATTTGACAACTAATatgaaattaaaattaaaattaaaattttatattattgtTAAGCATCCAACCATGATAATATATTCACTATCAGTATATattaaattaattcaaaattaaaatatgttttaaacAAGATTAGAGACTAATTACAGTAATAAATTGGAAACCAAAACTGCAATTTGCCCTATTCTATTTCATATctttcagaattcagaattgCTCTTTTTGTCCTTTTGTTATATAGGTTTCCTCTCGAGGCATGCGCTGAACTTTAAAAATCTTAAGAGACTCTGGATACTGTTACGCGAATCTCATGAAAAGATGACTAAAGTACAAAAATGCCAACACATGAATTATCAAACTTCAAAGAGGTTGGTGTACAATACGTAAAGTATTATAGGGAAACATAGTACCACTCTATTTGTCTTGCTAATAGGAAAAGGTTTGGAACTTTATTGATTTGGGGTTTCTAAAACTGCTGCATAAACAGCTCTTTTTGCTTTTACTGCCAAATTCGTTCAATCTTTATAGCAAAATGCTCAGCCTGAATCTTCTTCCATCCTCAAATGTCACTTTCTTGAAAGCCAGCAGTAGATTTCCCATTAATGATTCACTTTTGAATCAAAATCTGGTGAACAAAAGACGCCAAAGTCGTACTAATCTGTTGTGTCCTTCTCTTCTATTGAACAAAATCTCTGATTTCAGTCAAATCCATGGCAACCCATGTCGGATTCCCTGTTCAAGGTTTGATTTTTCCAAGTTATCCGGACACCCTTTTGGGATTTCTTCAAAGCCCACATCTCAGATTGTGAAATCGGCCTCTGGAATCCCGCAAGAAGAGAGCCCAGATGGGGAAATTGAAGTGGCTAAAGACAACAGCAAGAATTTGCAACTAGCCATCATCTTTGGTCTCTGGTATATTCAGAACATTGTGTTTAATATCTACAACAAAAAGGTGCTCAATGTTTTTTCATTTCCATGGCTTCTTGCCTCTTTTCAGCTCCTTTGTGGCTCTATTTGGATGTTGATTCTTTGGGCTATAAGGCCTAATACGTGCCCAAAAATATCAAAGTCTTTCATTGTTGCACTTCTTGGACCTGCACTGTTTCACACAATAGGTCACATTTCGGCATGTGTTTCATTCTCCAAGGTGGCTGTTTCATTCACACATGTTATCAAATCTGCTGAACCTGTCTTTTCCGTGGTGTTTTCATCGTTTCTTGGCGATACATATCCTCTTACAGTTTGGCTGTCGATACTGCCTATTGTTTTTGGTTGCTCTCTGGCTGCTATCACTGAAGTTTCCTTCAATTTTGGTGGCTTATGGGGTGCTATGATAAGCAATGTCGGGTTTGTTCTACGAAACATTTACTCAAAGAGGAGTTTACAGAATTTTAAGGAAGTGAATGGGTTGAATTTATACGGTTGGATTAGTATAATATCGTTTTTTTATCTATTCCCTGTTGCCTGTTTTGTTGAAGGTTCTCAGTGGGTGGCAGGGTATCATAAAGCCCTTGAAgcggttggaaattcatcaaaGTTCTACCTATGGGTTATCTTGTCTGGAGTGTTTTACCATCTTTATAATCAATCATCTTACCAAGCACTTGATGATATTAGTCCACTTACATTCTCAGTGGGGAATACAATGAAGAGAGTGGTGGTGATTATTGCTACAGTCTTGGTTTTCAGAAATCCAGTCAGGCCTCTGAATGCGCTGGGCTCTGCTATTGCAATATTTGGGACTTTCTTGTACTCTCAAGCAACTGCTAAGAAGCCTAAGAAAGAAGCATAATGAGAAGGGAGAAAAAAGGAGAACTACTCAAAGATGGtgtttttaaaagttttttttttcatttctgaaTTGTTTAATTAGAACATTTTAGCTTCTGGTTTTCTTAGTTTAAAGCAAAATTTTGTTAGTGTTAGAAGCCGTTGGATAATTATTTCTATCCATTGGGGGATGGGGACTTGGGCGAGGAGGTGACCGTTGTTGTGATCATGATGCATCCCTAGGTGTTGGTATGTTGTGTGTTTTCTAGGAACATCTCAGCAGGTAACTTCTACCGACAGTGGAAACTGTCTGTTATCATTGCTCTTTGGATTCCTCTCTTCCTTGTTGAATTAGTTTTGCCTTTGGGTTTATGCTATCTGGGGTAAATTTTTTATGACAAGCAAGGGAAGACTTTATATCTCTAGCTGTTTGCTATCATTTTGCTGTCCCCGGTTCATCTTTCAGTGCTTTTACTGCTGAGCTTAAGAAACACATTAGTAATACGTGAATGCTAATTGTTTCTTGTACTTGAACGGTCGGAAAGGATATCCTATATTTGTCATTGATGATGCATTATAGCTTCAATTTCCTCTCCTTAGAGAAAAGGATTTCTGTGGCAACAATTCTTTCATGGATTAGGTATTAAATCAGACGATTCCCGCATTCCGAAGTCTTAATCATCTGATACTTGGCCTTTTCAAATGCTGATATTACAAGTTCTGCTAAGCAGTTTGCTGAACGGAGCATTTGTCCATCATCCCTTGCAGCAAAAGAACAGTAATGTTACTTGATAATCACCTTAGTTTCTTTTTGTCTGTCAATAGTATCCAGATTGCCTGCAATGtgttaatttaatatttttgtttaaattgGAGCTACAATGTTTGCGAGGCTGCAGAAATATGCACTTGCCTTAGGTGGTTATGAGCTTGCATACTGTTTCTTGATCTATCATCTCCTATGTTTTCTCTATATAGGCCCTTTTGTGGATGAAAGTATTTCAGGACTGAATTCCTTTTGTTTGGCCTTGCCCCCTTTGTCATctctgttttcttcttttttaacaGTTGTAAATGGGAGTAAGTGACTGGATTTTTGGGACATGATTGACTGTGTATAACATACATAAGAATTTAAACCATTtagctttttttcttttttttttttgggtcaatgtTGTTTAAGTAATAAGGATCGTAATGTTCTCCATTTGATAACTGAAGCTCTTTGACTGAACTTCTAGAGATATGCATTGGCACTTGATTGATTGATCAGGTCAGAAACTTGGGATTAGCTATTGACAACAGAGATATATGGCTATTGAAGTCAGGATTCAGGATATACACCTAATGGTTTGTTTAATTGTGAGCAATCAAAATACTGAGGCATTACCCCGTGAAAAATTGGTAGACTATAGTCAACTTCAATACTTTTCACTTTCTGTTTGGGGTTCCTCAGATTAATTAGATATTGCGAGAGCTAGTACCCCTTCTGTTTGATTATCTATCACCAATTAGTTAGACATTGAGAAGTACTAAATAAAAGGACACATGATAAAAGGACCAAAAATAGAATGGTTCTCCTTTGCATCAACTAACAGGTATAGCTTCAGAATCTAGTTATCACTCTTATTATTCTTGCCTTCAGCAGCATCCTATTTGTTAAATTTCATGGTGAATGTATAGCATAATTCAGCCTTCAAGCTTTTGGTTTGCTGCTAAGAACAGCTTTGTTTTGTTGCACATTAGTTTTGTAGTAATGTTAACATGCCACATTCTGTTAAGTTCACGTTGGTATTTGTGTTGCTTAATTGCTTCATCTGGGGTAGAATATAATGAAGCAAATCTTGACTTGATCAGTCTTGATTGGAAACATTGTTTAAAATCAGCTGGATTTTGGTTTCAGCTCAAGTTGTTAGCTTAAGTTTCATGAATCCTATGTTTGCTAAGCTAGAGCTTGATAGGCAAGGTCTTTACTGCAGTTGTGTGTTAAAATTCCACGCAAGCCCCTAACTCTAGTTCATTGAGTTATGATTCAAATATCCCTATACGCATGATGTAACTTTCTAGACAAGAAGAATTGGGtatacaaaataatttttactTGAATTGATCTTGGAATTCTAGAATTCTAGTTATGGTTTAAATTCCTGAAGATCTGTTAAATGATTGCTCTTAGATAATACATCAGTGACAGCTTAGAAGACCAAAACTGTAACTGATTGATATTGCCTAAAAAATGGGGTGTCTTTGGGTTTCGATATTTGTGGGTTTTGGTAATTACCAAGCCAGATGTTTTTTTCTTCTACCTAGTGCGGTTTTCTCTCTGGTTTGTCATCTCTACAAAAGCAGGGAGAGACAAGAGAAGGTGCACATATATATTGGCTTAAGCTTGAATACTACTGTTTGGTGTTGTTGCATGCATCCTAGGCAGTGATTGATTTTCGTCTGTAATTGCCGTTTATACCAGGTCTTAACCTGAAAGAATTCTGTCTTGGATAAATGATATGTGTGGTTTCATCTGCCTCTGGAGAAAGCTGGAATGTCAAACACATATTGTTATTCTTAAGGGTTTCTTTGTAAATGATTGTTGTCCACATAAGGGATTCTGCATTTGTCTATACCTGCTAGTCTTGTTGGCAATATTTTCCATCGTTAAAACTTCAGTACAGCTTGATTTCTGGTTGTGGTTGTAGAAAAACATATTCTGTTAGGTTTTTCCCTTCTGATGGGATACTTGAAGCTACTTGTTAAGGTTTTCATGCAAGTTTATGACAAGGCAGATGAGTTCATGTTGGAGCTCTGTTTTAGGCCCTCCGTCATGCTAAAATACCAACATGATGGTATAGCCAACTCCTTTCAccatttctttttcccttttcataAACTCTGATTATTGTTTACTTCCAAAAAAATGTAGTTGTTACTGCCCCCTTTACAAGAGGCAAACAAGAGCTAAAGAGTCGAATTAGGTCTTCGAGGCAATTTGCCTTTTGTCAGTTAAAAGTATCAAACTGCAAATACTGGATACCTGCTTGAACTAGTTATGGGAGAGAGCTCATTCTTGTTCCTTGAGATTCATCAGTCCACTCGATTGATTACCCAACTGTGTATCTAAAACTGAAACTCTTTATTGTAATTTCGAGTAAAATGCAATTTTGGTACCTAAATTTTGATCGTTGAGCGATTGtggttttcaaattttagacgaaaacaaatttggtGCCTAATGTTACAATATTTAAACATATGTGGTATATTTGACGGATTTTTTTATATCACACTGGAAAATGTCACATGCTGTCAAGTGCCCCGTaacaaaattgtaaaaaaaaaaaaaaaaaaaattcatgtttataCCTAAATGAAGAATCTTCAAACTCTTCATATGAATCtaaatttcacaaattttttcTTACAATTTCACGGTTGAATTCATGAAGGCTCAACTGAAATAAGggttttaaagtttttttttttctttctaaaatcGAAAGGTATGGAGAAGAGAAGGGAAGAGTAGAGATGTGAGGTAAGGGGagttttgaggaaaaatgattAGTCAGATATGGTATTTTCTTAggttaatttattttctttttaaatgagTAATACACATTCTGTTAATCCATCAACACATGACTTCTTCTAatagaaatttgaaaaaattcatcaaatgtaTTATATGTATACATCAAATGTATTACACATTCATAGGttggcaaattatttttgatttttttgaaattttttataatttcgtTGCCAGGCACATAACAACACATGACTTCTTCTAgtagaaatttgaaaaaaatccaTCAAACGTATTAAATGTGCTTATATAATGTTGAGTACCAGATTTGTTTTCGTCCAAAGTTCATGTACTAGAATTGGTTAAGAGTCAAAGTTTAGGCACCATAATTGCATTTTACTGTAATTTCATGTGTGTACTGATTTCTAATGCTTCAACTTGGCATCCCTTGGGAGGGATCGGTTGGGTGGGGTTGGGTAGGGTACGGGGGCAGGATTGTAAGTGGAGCTCCTGCACTAAATCCTTTCAAGGCTAGAATTTTGGAAGCTGCTTCCTGCAGTTTTCAGGGAGAAAACCTGCAACGTGATGGCTCAGAACACTGGAGATAAAACCTTTATGATCATACTGGTCAACTCATTTTCTCTACtagaaactaaaattaaacaGGTTTTACACTAAATTTGATTTCATTATAACTGAAATTCTAGTCAAGTGGGATTTTGCCTGTTTGTGCATAACCAGCAGCACTAATTTAGTTTGCCAATCAGTAGATGTTTTGAGCAATGTGACAAGAGAACTCGAAGCCAAAAGATTCTTTGTTGTAACTTTACGTGTTACACTAGCTATCTGATTGACACGTCCCATATAATAATGGACAAAAttccaaattttaaaatatttcgcTTGATACGACACTTGTCATTTTAAGAAACTATATAACATAATGTAACATAGAAATGTATAACAGTAAACGTGAGGGTCGAACTAGAATTAAAAATCTCAACCTAACTTAATAGTTTTAAATTTTTACCAACTGAGCTAGTTGCGTTATAGgaactttcaaaaaaaaaaaaaaaaaaaaaagggtatacAATCAAATACTCTTCTCAAATTCGACTGTTTTAGTTTATAAGTTGcaactttttttctttgttttttttcgaCAATCGATAATAGTCTACTCTACACTTACTCCTACTCTAATCTATTCTAGAAGGGATTCAACTGGGCCTATGGAGAAGTCGACCGGGACAGAATTACCATCGGACCAGACGGATGCACTATACACACGTCTGGATTTGTGGAGAGCCACATATTGTGGCCTTGCTTCCTATCCCACCAAGCCTTAATGATTTGATGGTGGTCACCAACCCAAAGGCTGGTGGCCCAAAGGCTGGTGTTTTGTTTATAAGTTGTAACaacttccaaaattttgggcTTAGTTGTTACTTGTTAGTTTAACTGTTTCCCTGATATACTTATGCAATGGAATTTAAGAACATTGACGACAAATATTTAGAAGCCAGCAGAATCATTTATTGAAGTTGTCTCCCCTTCCATCAAGAcctaatgaaaaggaaaaaagaaaaacggaaatagcaaatgaaaaggaaatagaAAATGCTTGTGTCGGCAACCTTGTagttgtcttttctttttcccttttaagatAAATTTGTGCTAATGCTATTGATTTACACTTTCTCCTTAAAATTCATTGTTGGTTTTTGTTGGTAAAACTCCTAaatattatttaatttatttactaTGACAAGTTTAGATGACATTCCATGTTCATAGAAAATTTACTTGttctttttttattagaaaactATTTACTACTCCCCCCATCTACTTTGCTGGACTTGTTTTCCCTTTTCATCTATTCTAAATTATCTAGTTCACTTTCTAATTAAAAAGTATAGTtaacttttaatttctttaaaataTCCTTATTTAATGTACTTTGTTATCAATTAATATAACAATCTAATTTAATTGTGGTAAGTATGATACTTAATTTAGTCAAATGTACTAGCACATCCAAAATCACATCATGGTACCATTCTAAGCCTATTCATCaaatattattgtattcatgGTCTTGATTTTTGTGATAATTAATTAGTCATATAATATTGATGTAAAGGTAATTCAAGAAAAAGAGAGACTAAATTTACTCTTCCAAaaatattaattaatttttttaaactgcATGAGAGAAAAAATCAAGACTACTAATAAAGTGGGATAGAGGAAGTACTTATAAACGTCAACAAATGAAAGAATTTAGTCTAAGAACTTTAATTCTTAAACAGGTTATTGTATAGGTCTATCAAATGTAAGCCATTTGTCATAAACTAGTAATAGTCATAAATGTTGTAGATAAAATTGCTTGATAATTTAGGGGAAACAGCTGAATTAACACTTGGAACTAGAATGGTAGCTATTCATAGTTCTTGGAAAGCAACATGTGACACTGTATGCACAGGGCAGATATTCTGGACAGTTACATATAATTATGGAAAACAATTAGCGGTCCAAATTGAATTGCGACTGATGTGATGCAGATTTTGGCTACTaactgtctttttttttttttttgaaagtaaATCTTATGCAGCTTAATCTTGATTTAAGAGGCCTTAAATCTGTTTGCATAACGGTTATGAGGTTTATTTGGTTTGAA
The DNA window shown above is from Coffea arabica cultivar ET-39 chromosome 5e, Coffea Arabica ET-39 HiFi, whole genome shotgun sequence and carries:
- the LOC113689325 gene encoding xylulose 5-phosphate/phosphate translocator, chloroplastic-like isoform X2 — its product is MTKVQKCQHMNYQTSKSQIHGNPCRIPCSRFDFSKLSGHPFGISSKPTSQIVKSASGIPQEESPDGEIEVAKDNSKNLQLAIIFGLWYIQNIVFNIYNKKVLNVFSFPWLLASFQLLCGSIWMLILWAIRPNTCPKISKSFIVALLGPALFHTIGHISACVSFSKVAVSFTHVIKSAEPVFSVVFSSFLGDTYPLTVWLSILPIVFGCSLAAITEVSFNFGGLWGAMISNVGFVLRNIYSKRSLQNFKEVNGLNLYGWISIISFFYLFPVACFVEGSQWVAGYHKALEAVGNSSKFYLWVILSGVFYHLYNQSSYQALDDISPLTFSVGNTMKRVVVIIATVLVFRNPVRPLNALGSAIAIFGTFLYSQATAKKPKKEA
- the LOC113689325 gene encoding xylulose 5-phosphate/phosphate translocator, chloroplastic-like isoform X1; protein product: MLSLNLLPSSNVTFLKASSRFPINDSLLNQNLVNKRRQSRTNLLCPSLLLNKISDFSQIHGNPCRIPCSRFDFSKLSGHPFGISSKPTSQIVKSASGIPQEESPDGEIEVAKDNSKNLQLAIIFGLWYIQNIVFNIYNKKVLNVFSFPWLLASFQLLCGSIWMLILWAIRPNTCPKISKSFIVALLGPALFHTIGHISACVSFSKVAVSFTHVIKSAEPVFSVVFSSFLGDTYPLTVWLSILPIVFGCSLAAITEVSFNFGGLWGAMISNVGFVLRNIYSKRSLQNFKEVNGLNLYGWISIISFFYLFPVACFVEGSQWVAGYHKALEAVGNSSKFYLWVILSGVFYHLYNQSSYQALDDISPLTFSVGNTMKRVVVIIATVLVFRNPVRPLNALGSAIAIFGTFLYSQATAKKPKKEA